A genome region from Taeniopygia guttata chromosome 5, bTaeGut7.mat, whole genome shotgun sequence includes the following:
- the GCHFR gene encoding GTP cyclohydrolase 1 feedback regulatory protein, producing the protein MPYLLISTQIRLEAGPTMVGDEHSDPHLMSILGATKRTTLGNNFCEYYVNDAPRMVLDKLESLGYRVVSMTGVGQTLVWCLHRE; encoded by the exons ATGCCGTACCTGCTCATTAGCACCCAAATCCGCCTG GAGGCTGGGCCCACCATGGTGGGCGATGAGCACTCGGATCCCCACCTGATGAGTATCCTGGGGGCCACAAAGAGGACCACGCTGGGGAACAACTT CTGTGAGTACTACGTGAACGACGCTCCACGCATGGTCCTGGACAAGCTGGAGAGCCTCGGCTACCGCGTGGTCAGCATGACTGGCGTGGGCCAGACCCTGGTCTGGTGCCTCCACAGGGAATAG
- the DNAJC17 gene encoding dnaJ homolog subfamily C member 17 (The RefSeq protein has 2 substitutions compared to this genomic sequence), translating into MAVDKELLERDLYGLLGIGEKASEKEVKTAFRQKALTCHPDKNPDNPRAAEIFHQLSQALAVLTDAAARAAYDRVRRAKKEAAARTQKLDEKRKKVKLDLEAREREAQSQENEEEEIRITRSLEEEIIRLREEGSRQLEEQQRLIREQIRLEREQHSRGKQERNGAEGKITPKLKLRWKCRKEDETGGGYSKDVLLQILQKYGDVLNLLISSRKTGSAVVEFATVKAAEMAVKNEVGLLNNPLKISWLEGQPQSHASTVLPDSTSQPRTSQASVVSERDYESLVMMRMRQAAERQQLIEQLQREDEEEKSHT; encoded by the exons ctggagcgggACCTCTACGGGCTGCTGGGGATCGGCGAGAAGGCGTCCGAGAAGGAG GTGAAGACAGCGTTCCGGCAGAAGGCCCTGACCTGCCACCCGGACAAGAACCCGGACAACCCCCGGGCAG CGGAAATTTTCCATCAGCTGTCCCAGGCCTTGGCCGTGCTCACAGATGCAGCAGCCAGG GCAGCCTATGACAGGGTGAGGAGGGCAAAGAAGGAGGCTGCAGCAAGGACACAGAAACTTGatgagaagaggaagaaagtaAAGCTTG ATCTTGAAGCCAGAGAACGGGAAGCCCAATCCCAGGAGAATGAAGAGGAGGAGATCAGGATAACGAGATCATTAGAAGAAGAA ATAATCCGCCTGCGTGAGGAGGGCTCCcggcagctggaggagcagcagaggctggtCAGGGAGCAGATCCGCCTGGaaagggagcagcacagccgAG gCAAGCAGGAAAGAAATGGAGCAGAAGGCAAAATAACTCCTAAGCTCAAG CTCAGGTGGAAATGCAGGAAGGAAGATGAGACTGGAGGGGGATACTCCAAAGATGTGCTGCTGCAGATCCTGCAAAAG TACGGTGATGTGCTCAATTTGTTGATCTCCAGCAGGAAGACTGGGAGTGCAGTGGTGGAATTTGCCACggtgaaggcagct GAGATGGCTGTGAAGAATGAAGTTGGCCTGCTAAATAACCCCCTGAAGATTTCCTGGCTGGAgggccagccccagagccacACCAGCACCGTCCTCCCTGACAGCACCAGCCAGCCCAGGACCTCACAG gcCTCGGTGGTGTCGGAGCGGGACTACGAGAGCCTGGTGATGATGAGGATGCGCCAGGCGGCCGAGAGGCAGCAGCTCATCGAGCAGCTCCAGCGGGAAGACGAGGAGGAAAAGTCCCACACTTAG
- the C5H15orf62 gene encoding uncharacterized protein C15orf62 homolog, mitochondrial → MDTWRRGSIKSTTFFRRFSLRRHKKLGNQVIILNQNSHTLDTDGQKRECLRDLKDKSEYLSCQSEQNLAKAQAPPKPPRLYLDSSSCPNIIDHTDSHSDLSFSDAAPCHKATPTHKDQATDHGTSEAGLPNSTTLPDLADPFLSFKVDLGLSLLEDVLQTLRKQNPRDYAI, encoded by the coding sequence ATGGATACTTGGCGCAGGGGGTCTATCAAGTCCACCACCTTCTTCCGACGCTTCTCCCTCAGGAGGCACAAAAAGCTGGGCAACCAAGTCATCATCCTGAACCAGAACAGCCACACTCTGGACACGGATGGCCAGAAAAGGGAATGCTTGAGGGATCTGAAGGACAAGTCTGAGTACCTGTCCTGTCAGAGCGAGCAGAACCTGGCCAAGGCACAAGCCCCTCCCAAGCCTCCCCGGCTGTACCTGGACAGTTCCAGCTGCCCCAACATCATCGATCACACAGATTCCCACTCCGACCTCTCCTTTTCCGACGCTGCTCCGTGCCACAAAGCCACTCCAACGCACAAGGACCAGGCTACGGACCACGGCACCTCAGAGGCAGGTCTCCCAAACAGCACCACTCTTCCCGACCTGGCTGACCCCTTCCTGTCCTTCAAAGTGGATTTGGGGCTATCGCTCCTCGAGGATGTGCTGCAGACCCTCAGGAAACAGAACCCGAGGGATTACGCCATTTGA